TCATCAATTCCTGCACCCATTGCTGCTCCTGACAGTAACAAACAAGGAAAGGTTATTGCTGGGATCGTAATTTCTGTAATTGGATCCACTTCAGTATTCACCATTGTTACAGCTTATATCATCATCAGACGAAGAACACGTCGGCACCAGCACCATGAGGTGCATGAGGAACAAGAGTTTGAGGAGATATCTTTCCAAGGAATGCCAAAGAGGTTCACATTTCAGCAGCTACAGGAAGCAACCGATCGATTCAGAGACAAGCTTGGTGAAGGAGGATTTGGGTCAGTTTTCGTGGGACGGATTGGAGACGAAAGGATCGCGGTAAAACGCTTGGATCGAAGTGGTCAGGGAATGAGAGAATTCTTGGCAGAGGTTCAGACGATCGGCAACATTCACCATATCAATCTAGTGAGGCTGATTGGCTTCTGTGCAGAGAAATCGCAATGGCTTTTGGTGTATGAGCATATGCCCAGAGGCTCCTTGGACAGGTGGATCTATCACCAGCAAGGTGTTGTCTTTCcatctgctcctcctcctcctctagaTTGGGAAACAAGATACAGAATTATTACTCATGTAGCCAAAGGTCTCTCTTACCTTCATGAGGAGTGCATGAAGAGAATTGCTCACTTGGATGTAAAACCACAAAACATCCTCCTGGACAACAACTTCAATGCTAAACTTTCTGACTTTGGGCTATGCAAGCTCATTGATCGAGATAAGAGCCAAGTGATCACCAGAATGAGAGGCACACCTGGATATTTAGCTCCTGAATGGCTGACATCTCACATCACGGAGAAGGCTGATGTATATAGCTTTGGCATAGTAGTCATGGAAATCATCAGCGGAAGAAGGAACGTTGACAGTTCCCGGTCTGAAGAGAGTGTCCATCTAATTACCTTGTTGCAAGAAAAGGTGAAGAGTGATCAGTTGGTAGATTTGATTGACAAGCACAGCAGtgacatgcaagcacacgggCAAGAAGTAATTCAGATGATGAAACTTGCAATGTGGTGTTTGCAGATTGATTGCAAAAGAAGGCCTCAAATGTCTGAGGTCGTCAGAGTCTTGGAAGGCACCATAAGTGTCGAAACTAACATAGTCCATGACTTTGTTGCAATAACTCCAGTAAACT
This is a stretch of genomic DNA from Oryza brachyantha chromosome 1, ObraRS2, whole genome shotgun sequence. It encodes these proteins:
- the LOC102720100 gene encoding PR5-like receptor kinase, coding for MARATTATSCCTHHLLPLLLVALVAATTTTTTNHAAAAAFNITNLCPFTVWPAAVPVGGGMRLDPGTSWALDVPAGTAPGRVWARTGCSFDARGGNGTCLTGDCGGALSCASYGEPPQTLAEFSLDQPNGQDLFDISLVDGFNVPMDFLPELNQGGTPPPPCSKGPRCPANVTAQCPGELRAHGGCNSACRVFKQDKYCCTGNGSITCEPTTYSLPFVRMCPDAYSYSRSDASSPVFTCPSGTNYHIIFCPPLDLTSSIPAPIAAPDSNKQGKVIAGIVISVIGSTSVFTIVTAYIIIRRRTRRHQHHEVHEEQEFEEISFQGMPKRFTFQQLQEATDRFRDKLGEGGFGSVFVGRIGDERIAVKRLDRSGQGMREFLAEVQTIGNIHHINLVRLIGFCAEKSQWLLVYEHMPRGSLDRWIYHQQGVVFPSAPPPPLDWETRYRIITHVAKGLSYLHEECMKRIAHLDVKPQNILLDNNFNAKLSDFGLCKLIDRDKSQVITRMRGTPGYLAPEWLTSHITEKADVYSFGIVVMEIISGRRNVDSSRSEESVHLITLLQEKVKSDQLVDLIDKHSSDMQAHGQEVIQMMKLAMWCLQIDCKRRPQMSEVVRVLEGTISVETNIVHDFVAITPVNFGVNEIVASAPPLASDISGPR